One genomic window of Vicinamibacterales bacterium includes the following:
- a CDS encoding zinc-dependent metalloprotease — MRTVALAGILSAAVATSALAQPAATLAERTKGLTRMDGYVPLYWDAGRGRVLAEIPVFDADVLYYVSTASGAGSVELPFDRGILSSEVVHFVRSGPRVLVVAQNLGYRAVGGSAAQQENVRDSFASSVLASLPVEADESGRVLVDASPLFLRDAADVEGRLRRANQGAFRFDAARSGFFPARIKSFPLNAEVETVATFSADNPGLLVNNVTPDGRFFTLRIHHSFLKAPVGYTPRLADPRIGVSAISFRDYAKPFDQDTETRWVTRWRLEKKDPAAAMSEPITPIVFYLDAGIPEPTRTAMRNGALWWNTAFEAAGFRNAVQVKDPTPDMDPMDIRYSWILWINRDERGFSSGGSFRDPRTGEVLGSKTHMDSHRIRTVGNFFEAYTPTSGNDDAGLMFGDAELVAALAAQPADGMPAAERDMILARQTLLTAHELGHVMGFQHNFSASLDNFGSVMDYPTPRVKVTNGKLDLSDAFPKAIGAYDLMLAKYAYSVFPAGREKAGLDGVIAEVRAKGLHFVPDTDPRWWWYDDRATPQEYLKETIAARGIMLRSYGPAILRPGEPVGALRDARLWMTYLHHRWAIESGLRYVGGMFHSYNVKGDPGPATEIVPAATQREVLQLLLSTIAPAALEMPESLLAELTPHPNTNLEDLSNDYAFDHLRAARILAAMVVGDLLQPDRAARLVAFADRQPNALTLPEVLRMVLDATWGPHGPEPPMQQSLRRVTERAALDAMMILGADADTTPQARAVVLQTIRQLGQEIAKRKDADAMGEAHLRQAEADITRYLQNPSANAPKFVAPGWGARPRSRYPLNPGPPLGGGGN, encoded by the coding sequence ATGCGCACAGTCGCCCTGGCGGGCATTCTGTCGGCGGCGGTCGCCACCTCGGCGCTCGCGCAGCCGGCGGCGACCCTGGCGGAGCGGACCAAGGGCCTGACGCGGATGGACGGCTACGTGCCGCTGTACTGGGACGCGGGACGCGGACGCGTGCTGGCCGAGATCCCGGTCTTCGACGCCGACGTCCTGTACTACGTCTCGACGGCCTCCGGGGCGGGCTCGGTGGAGCTGCCGTTCGATCGCGGTATCCTGTCTTCCGAGGTCGTGCACTTCGTCCGCTCGGGCCCGCGCGTCCTCGTCGTGGCCCAGAACCTGGGCTACCGGGCGGTCGGCGGGTCCGCGGCGCAGCAGGAGAACGTGCGCGACTCGTTCGCCAGCTCGGTCCTGGCATCGCTGCCCGTGGAAGCGGACGAGAGCGGACGGGTGCTCGTGGACGCCTCGCCGCTCTTCCTGCGCGACGCGGCCGACGTCGAAGGGCGCCTGCGCAGGGCGAACCAGGGCGCCTTCCGGTTCGATGCGGCGCGGAGCGGCTTCTTCCCGGCCCGCATCAAGAGCTTCCCGCTGAACGCCGAGGTGGAGACGGTCGCCACGTTCTCGGCCGACAACCCCGGTCTCCTCGTGAACAACGTCACGCCCGACGGGCGCTTCTTCACGCTGCGCATCCACCACTCGTTCCTCAAGGCGCCGGTGGGCTACACGCCGCGGCTGGCCGACCCGCGCATCGGCGTGAGCGCCATCTCCTTCCGCGACTACGCCAAGCCGTTCGACCAGGACACCGAGACGCGGTGGGTCACCCGCTGGCGGCTGGAGAAGAAGGATCCGGCGGCCGCGATGAGCGAGCCGATCACGCCCATCGTCTTCTACCTGGACGCGGGCATCCCCGAGCCGACGCGCACGGCGATGCGCAACGGCGCCCTGTGGTGGAACACGGCCTTCGAGGCCGCCGGCTTCCGGAACGCCGTCCAGGTGAAGGACCCCACGCCGGACATGGATCCGATGGACATCCGCTACTCGTGGATCCTCTGGATCAACCGCGACGAGCGCGGCTTCTCGAGCGGCGGGTCGTTCCGCGATCCACGGACCGGCGAGGTGCTCGGCTCGAAGACGCACATGGACTCCCACCGCATCCGCACCGTCGGCAACTTCTTCGAGGCCTACACGCCGACGAGCGGCAACGACGACGCGGGGCTCATGTTCGGCGACGCCGAGCTCGTGGCCGCGCTCGCGGCCCAGCCCGCCGACGGCATGCCGGCCGCCGAGCGCGACATGATCCTGGCGCGCCAAACGCTCCTCACGGCGCACGAGCTCGGACACGTCATGGGCTTCCAGCACAACTTCTCGGCCAGCCTCGACAACTTCGGCTCGGTGATGGACTATCCGACGCCGCGGGTGAAGGTCACCAACGGCAAGCTCGACTTGAGCGACGCCTTCCCCAAGGCGATCGGCGCCTACGACCTGATGCTGGCGAAGTACGCCTATTCGGTGTTCCCGGCCGGGCGCGAGAAGGCGGGGCTCGACGGCGTCATCGCCGAGGTGCGGGCCAAGGGCCTCCACTTCGTGCCCGACACCGATCCCCGCTGGTGGTGGTACGACGACCGCGCCACGCCGCAGGAGTACCTGAAGGAGACGATCGCGGCCCGCGGCATCATGCTGCGCAGCTACGGCCCGGCCATCCTCCGTCCGGGCGAGCCCGTCGGCGCCCTGCGCGACGCGCGCCTGTGGATGACCTACCTGCACCACCGCTGGGCCATCGAGTCCGGCCTGCGCTACGTCGGCGGGATGTTCCACTCCTACAACGTGAAGGGCGATCCGGGCCCCGCCACCGAGATCGTGCCGGCGGCCACGCAGCGCGAAGTCCTGCAGCTCCTGCTCTCCACGATCGCGCCCGCCGCGCTCGAGATGCCGGAGTCGCTCCTGGCCGAGCTGACGCCTCACCCGAACACCAATCTCGAGGACCTGTCGAACGACTACGCCTTCGACCACCTGCGCGCCGCGCGCATCCTCGCCGCGATGGTGGTCGGCGACCTCCTGCAGCCGGACCGCGCCGCGCGTCTCGTGGCGTTCGCCGACCGGCAGCCCAACGCCCTGACGCTGCCCGAAGTGCTCCGGATGGTCCTCGACGCCACCTGGGGGCCCCACGGCCCCGAGCCGCCGATGCAGCAGTCGCTGCGCCGGGTGACCGAGCGCGCGGCGCTCGACGCCATGATGATCCTGGGCGCCGACGCCGACACCACGCCGCAGGCGCGCGCCGTCGTGCTGCAGACGATCCGGCAGCTCGGCCAGGAGATCGCCAAGCGCAAGGACGCCGACGCGATGGGCGAGGCGCACCTGCGCCAGGCCGAGGCCGACATCACCCGCTACCTGCAGAACCCGTCGGCCAACGCGCCGAAGTTCGTGGCGCCCGGCTGGGGCGCGCGTCCGCGGTCGCGCTATCCCCTCAACCCCGGGCCGCCCCTGGGCGGCGGCGGGAACTGA
- a CDS encoding sulfatase-like hydrolase/transferase, whose translation MCPTSDAAGRPLVYAGGDVLHVRRPRIGFRHSIVSRLTSWAAAVAAVVVLNLPLAMANRWPTPFPRLTGDLSAELAAVVLVLALASRAVPGPGVRTTRGLAVLWVLLTYGRYAAATAQSLWGRDINLYWDMPHLPAVGAMLAYVIDPRVVAGLLAGLLLVPLLLYVPYRWAFATVIEALRAPGRRVVLAGAAAAVLVYGAGQRLDARVPQRPAVVEPVTFVWARQARQYAIEASGAGLEALGPAPVIDTTLDALGGADVFLVFVESYGAVSWDRPAFAAALAPARARFASDIRETGRDVVSAFVESPTFGGESWLAHLSLLSGTEVRDGATNVRLLAQDRDTMVTAFARAGYRTIAIMPGLQQAWREGAFYGFDVVYDAPRLAYAGPPFGWWDVTDQFALAKVDRLEVAGRHAPVFVVFPTISTHTPFTPTPPYQPDWARVLTSSPYDAAALDAAYGVPADWLDLGPGFVQALGYDFQTLGGYLRLRADRDLVLIVLGDHQPPALVSGEGAPWDVPVHVVASRPALLDALVARGFRRGLTPARPVLSKMHALLPTLLDAFDGRPPSTR comes from the coding sequence GTGTGCCCCACGAGCGACGCCGCCGGTCGTCCGCTCGTCTATGCTGGAGGCGATGTCCTGCACGTCCGCCGCCCGCGGATCGGCTTCCGGCACTCGATCGTGTCCCGCCTGACGTCGTGGGCGGCCGCCGTCGCGGCCGTCGTCGTGCTGAACCTGCCGCTGGCGATGGCGAACCGGTGGCCCACGCCGTTTCCGCGCCTCACGGGCGATCTGTCGGCGGAGCTCGCCGCCGTCGTGCTCGTCCTGGCCCTGGCCAGCCGGGCCGTGCCGGGCCCGGGCGTTCGCACCACCCGGGGCCTGGCCGTCCTGTGGGTGCTCCTCACCTACGGCCGGTATGCCGCGGCGACGGCGCAGTCGCTCTGGGGGCGTGACATCAACCTCTACTGGGACATGCCGCACCTGCCGGCGGTGGGCGCGATGCTGGCGTACGTCATCGATCCGCGCGTCGTGGCCGGCCTCCTGGCCGGGCTGCTCCTGGTGCCGCTGCTGCTCTACGTGCCATACCGCTGGGCGTTCGCGACGGTCATCGAGGCGCTGCGAGCGCCCGGGCGCCGCGTGGTCCTGGCCGGAGCCGCGGCCGCCGTGCTGGTGTACGGGGCCGGCCAGCGGCTCGACGCGCGCGTGCCCCAGCGGCCGGCGGTGGTGGAGCCGGTGACGTTCGTCTGGGCGCGGCAGGCGCGGCAGTACGCCATCGAGGCCAGCGGCGCGGGCCTGGAGGCCCTGGGCCCCGCGCCCGTCATCGACACGACGCTGGACGCCCTCGGCGGCGCCGACGTGTTCCTGGTGTTCGTCGAGTCGTACGGCGCCGTGAGCTGGGACCGGCCGGCCTTCGCGGCCGCGCTCGCGCCGGCGCGCGCGCGCTTCGCGTCCGACATCCGCGAGACCGGCCGGGACGTCGTCTCCGCCTTCGTGGAGTCGCCCACCTTCGGCGGCGAGTCCTGGCTCGCGCACCTCAGCCTCCTGTCGGGGACCGAGGTCAGGGACGGCGCCACCAACGTCCGCCTGCTGGCGCAGGATCGCGACACGATGGTGACGGCGTTCGCGCGGGCCGGATACCGCACGATCGCGATCATGCCGGGCCTCCAGCAGGCCTGGCGGGAGGGCGCCTTCTACGGGTTCGACGTCGTCTACGACGCGCCGCGGCTGGCGTACGCGGGCCCGCCCTTCGGCTGGTGGGACGTGACCGACCAGTTCGCGCTGGCCAAGGTCGATCGCCTGGAGGTGGCCGGCCGGCACGCGCCGGTGTTCGTCGTGTTCCCGACCATCAGCACGCACACGCCGTTCACGCCGACGCCGCCCTACCAGCCCGATTGGGCGCGGGTCCTCACGTCCAGCCCGTACGACGCGGCGGCCCTGGACGCCGCCTACGGCGTGCCCGCCGACTGGCTCGATCTGGGACCGGGATTCGTCCAGGCCCTCGGCTACGACTTCCAGACCCTTGGTGGGTACCTGCGCCTGCGCGCCGACCGCGACCTCGTGCTCATCGTGCTCGGCGATCACCAGCCGCCGGCCCTCGTCTCGGGCGAGGGCGCCCCCTGGGACGTGCCCGTCCATGTCGTGGCGAGCCGGCCCGCCCTGCTCGACGCCCTGGTCGCCCGGGGCTTCCGGCGCGGCCTGACGCCGGCCCGCCCGGTCCTGTCGAAGATGCACGCGCTGCTGCCCACGCTCCTCGACGCCTTCGACGGCCGGCCGCCGTCCACCCGCTAG
- a CDS encoding MBOAT family protein, which produces MLFTEPAFLYAFLPLLLGLYAVCPRRGRNALLLAASLVFYASGAGAFTTLVVASIAVNYAAAIGIARLGDTPQARRLLAATVALDLGVLAVFKYAGFLTTNLNVALGAVGLPPLAVPAIALPIGISFFTFHAISYVVDVKRGDAVAQKGPVEAALYLLLFPQLIAGPIIRYRDIAAQLSSRTVGLDDLAYGARRFVVGLAKKMLVANVVAGPADAVFGLDPSQLTAPLAWLGAVCYTLQIYFDFSGYSDMAIGLGRLFGFRFPENFRYPYAATSVQDFWRRWHISLSTWFRDYLYVPLGGNRARPARVYLNLLVVFFLCGLWHGASWTFVAWGLYHGAFLAAERRVRSGGGFGAVPIGLGRVYALGVVVVGWVFFRAETLDGALRMLAAMAGAGPGLPATHTVAWYMTPELVLAMTAGLVGSLPVAPWLARRVAPDAASGTQALGWAPSAATAAALALLLVASMALSAARTYSPFIYFRF; this is translated from the coding sequence GTGCTGTTCACCGAGCCCGCGTTCCTCTACGCCTTCCTGCCGCTGCTGCTCGGGCTCTACGCGGTGTGCCCGCGCCGGGGACGGAACGCCCTGCTCCTCGCGGCGAGCCTCGTGTTCTACGCGAGCGGCGCGGGGGCGTTCACGACGCTCGTCGTGGCGTCGATTGCCGTCAACTACGCGGCCGCGATCGGCATCGCGCGGCTGGGCGACACGCCGCAGGCCCGCCGGCTGCTCGCGGCGACGGTGGCGCTCGACCTCGGGGTGCTGGCCGTGTTCAAGTACGCCGGCTTCCTCACGACGAACCTGAACGTGGCGCTCGGCGCGGTGGGCCTGCCGCCGTTGGCCGTCCCGGCGATCGCGCTGCCCATCGGCATCTCGTTCTTCACCTTCCACGCCATCTCGTACGTGGTCGACGTGAAACGCGGCGACGCCGTGGCGCAGAAGGGCCCCGTCGAAGCCGCGCTCTACCTCCTGCTCTTCCCGCAGCTCATCGCCGGGCCGATCATCCGCTACCGCGACATCGCGGCCCAGCTGTCGTCGCGCACGGTCGGTCTCGACGACCTGGCCTACGGCGCCAGGCGCTTCGTCGTCGGACTGGCGAAGAAGATGCTCGTCGCCAACGTCGTGGCCGGTCCCGCCGACGCCGTCTTCGGCCTGGATCCGTCCCAGCTCACGGCCCCGCTCGCGTGGCTGGGCGCCGTCTGCTACACGCTGCAGATCTACTTCGACTTCTCCGGCTACTCCGACATGGCCATCGGCCTGGGCCGCCTGTTCGGGTTCCGGTTCCCCGAGAACTTCCGCTATCCGTACGCGGCCACGTCCGTGCAGGACTTCTGGCGCCGCTGGCACATCTCGCTCTCGACGTGGTTCCGCGACTACCTCTACGTCCCGCTCGGCGGCAATCGCGCGCGCCCGGCGCGCGTGTACCTGAACCTGCTCGTCGTGTTCTTCCTGTGCGGGCTGTGGCACGGGGCGAGCTGGACGTTCGTCGCCTGGGGGCTGTATCACGGTGCGTTCCTGGCCGCGGAGCGGCGCGTGCGGTCCGGCGGCGGATTCGGAGCCGTCCCGATCGGCCTCGGACGCGTCTACGCCCTGGGGGTCGTGGTGGTGGGCTGGGTGTTCTTCCGGGCCGAGACGCTCGACGGCGCGCTCCGGATGCTGGCCGCCATGGCCGGCGCCGGCCCTGGCCTGCCCGCCACTCACACGGTGGCCTGGTACATGACGCCGGAGCTCGTGCTGGCGATGACGGCCGGCCTCGTGGGATCGCTGCCCGTCGCGCCGTGGCTCGCCCGGCGGGTCGCGCCGGATGCCGCCAGCGGGACCCAGGCCCTGGGCTGGGCGCCCTCCGCCGCGACCGCGGCCGCGCTGGCCCTGCTCCTCGTGGCCTCGATGGCGCTCAGCGCCGCCCGCACCTACAGCCCGTTCATCTACTTCCGTTTCTGA
- a CDS encoding methyltransferase domain-containing protein gives MRPSLVSRLRCPYCGTRLDAVENDALVRDGDGMAAGVLGCECCAFPVVDGIPVLVADDTARAAIQALEAGHRREALEGLLGLDGPRTSAFRAIAEGRAPATYRRLVEVLSPDAEGTYFLYRFSDPTFLTADAVLTALAADRPTAAGWALDVCGGSGHLTRRLQALQGGEDGPDRRTVLADVYFWKLWLARRITAPGCHAVCCDANQPLPFEDRAFSLAVLSDAFPYIWHKRLLAGELMRVTGPEGVVTLPHLHSADGENHSQGMALTPGAYADLFAPMAPRLFRDSLLLDGVVDRHAIDLSDPVAPDRVGDEPALTLVAGRRAEPDAPVPLASPGLVTGRLIVNPLYEVAADGDGTRLTLAFPTPEYADEFGACRRYLPAELRVAADLTGTLDDARVRAALGASYDDLRRRRVLLDVPAGYC, from the coding sequence ATGCGACCGTCGCTCGTGTCTCGCCTCCGGTGTCCCTACTGCGGCACCCGCCTGGATGCCGTCGAGAACGACGCGCTGGTCCGCGACGGCGACGGGATGGCCGCCGGCGTGCTCGGCTGCGAATGCTGCGCGTTCCCGGTCGTGGACGGCATCCCCGTGCTCGTCGCCGACGACACGGCGCGCGCGGCCATCCAGGCGCTGGAGGCCGGGCACCGCCGTGAGGCCCTCGAAGGCCTGCTCGGGCTGGACGGCCCACGGACATCCGCGTTCCGGGCGATCGCCGAGGGCCGGGCGCCGGCCACCTACCGCCGGCTCGTGGAGGTGCTGAGCCCGGACGCGGAGGGGACGTACTTCCTGTATCGCTTCTCCGACCCGACGTTCCTCACCGCCGACGCCGTGCTGACGGCGCTGGCGGCCGATCGGCCGACCGCCGCCGGCTGGGCGCTCGACGTCTGCGGCGGCTCGGGGCACCTCACGCGGCGGCTGCAGGCGCTGCAGGGCGGTGAGGACGGTCCGGACCGGCGCACGGTGCTGGCCGACGTCTACTTCTGGAAGCTCTGGCTGGCCCGCCGGATCACGGCGCCCGGCTGCCACGCCGTCTGCTGCGACGCCAACCAGCCGCTGCCCTTCGAGGACCGCGCCTTCTCGCTCGCCGTCCTCTCCGACGCGTTCCCCTACATCTGGCACAAGCGCCTGCTCGCCGGCGAGCTGATGCGCGTCACCGGGCCCGAGGGCGTCGTGACACTGCCGCACCTGCACAGCGCCGACGGCGAGAACCACTCGCAGGGGATGGCGCTGACGCCCGGGGCCTACGCGGACCTCTTCGCGCCGATGGCGCCGCGGCTGTTCCGCGATTCCCTGCTGCTGGACGGCGTGGTCGACCGCCACGCCATCGACCTGTCGGATCCGGTGGCCCCGGATCGGGTCGGCGACGAGCCGGCCCTCACCCTCGTCGCCGGCCGGCGGGCCGAGCCGGACGCGCCGGTCCCGCTCGCCTCGCCCGGCCTGGTCACGGGGCGCCTGATCGTGAACCCCCTGTACGAGGTGGCCGCCGACGGCGACGGCACGCGTCTCACGCTGGCCTTCCCCACGCCGGAGTACGCCGACGAGTTCGGCGCGTGCAGGCGCTACCTCCCCGCCGAGCTCCGCGTCGCGGCCGACCTGACGGGCACGCTCGACGACGCCCGCGTCCGCGCGGCGCTCGGCGCGTCGTACGACGACCTCCGTCGCCGCCGGGTCCTGCTCGACGTGCCCGCCGGCTACTGCTGA
- a CDS encoding PIG-L family deacetylase produces the protein MSAAPVPCRRLLAVFAHPDDEALAAGGLLAAAADAGVHVALVCLTRGEDAAGAGATPEARRRLGRTRTRELAAAAAVLGVRDVQVLDHPDGMLPWEPAARLEEDIQRAIARLAPDAVVTFGPDGLYWHPDHIAVYERTTSAVAGLPGTAPALYYVTLPPGQMRAVADEAASRGAPPWVVRGLDDPDAFGALAEAPTLVLNASAVAPRKVEALRCHGSQVGGGALDGLDDAGARRLFGVEHYRRAAVGPAGDGPLEGFVGRVTRSTPEPR, from the coding sequence GTGAGCGCGGCCCCCGTGCCGTGCCGGCGGCTGCTCGCGGTCTTCGCGCATCCCGACGACGAGGCGCTCGCGGCGGGGGGCCTCCTGGCCGCGGCGGCCGACGCCGGCGTGCACGTCGCGCTCGTCTGCCTCACGCGCGGCGAGGACGCCGCGGGCGCGGGCGCCACGCCGGAGGCGCGGCGCCGCCTGGGCAGGACACGGACGCGCGAGCTGGCGGCCGCGGCGGCCGTGCTCGGCGTGCGCGACGTCCAGGTGCTGGATCATCCCGACGGGATGCTGCCGTGGGAGCCGGCGGCCCGCCTCGAGGAGGACATCCAGCGGGCGATCGCCCGCCTCGCGCCGGACGCCGTCGTCACCTTCGGCCCGGACGGCCTGTACTGGCACCCCGACCACATCGCCGTGTACGAGCGCACGACGTCGGCCGTGGCCGGCCTGCCCGGGACCGCGCCCGCCCTGTACTACGTCACGCTGCCGCCCGGCCAGATGCGCGCCGTCGCGGACGAGGCCGCGAGCCGCGGCGCGCCGCCGTGGGTGGTGCGCGGCCTCGACGATCCGGACGCCTTCGGCGCGCTCGCCGAGGCGCCGACGCTCGTCCTGAACGCGTCCGCCGTCGCGCCGCGCAAGGTCGAAGCCCTGCGCTGTCATGGCAGCCAGGTGGGCGGGGGCGCGCTCGACGGCCTCGACGACGCCGGCGCCCGCCGGCTGTTCGGCGTCGAGCACTACCGGCGTGCCGCCGTCGGCCCGGCCGGCGACGGCCCCCTCGAGGGGTTCGTCGGCCGCGTGACCCGATCCACGCCGGAGCCGCGGTAG
- a CDS encoding glycosyltransferase family 4 protein, producing the protein MTPLRLALVAPVATSVPPARSGSIETMTALLADGLVARGHQVTLFAVGTSTTAAALHALFPIGYRDGATEWPWELCELLNLSAAMARAGEFDVVHCQSEAYPMSLAFDRLVATPVLHTLHYAPAPEELALWARCPEAPFVALSAYQAARMAGVNVVAVVPHGLDLPRFPFRAAPDDYLLFLGRFTEGKGVVPAIEAARRAGLRITLAAEENAYYRERVAPLVDGRQVEYVGEVGPAAKAALLGGARALLYPVSDPEPFGLVLAEAMGCGTPVAALDAGAVAELVVDGVTGGVFATLDQLVDGLPRVLALDRARIRAEAERRFDLSRMIARYEDVYRQLAGARAGATERRP; encoded by the coding sequence ATGACGCCCCTGCGCCTCGCGCTGGTCGCGCCCGTGGCGACCTCGGTGCCGCCGGCCCGCTCGGGGTCCATCGAGACGATGACGGCACTCCTGGCCGACGGACTCGTCGCCCGGGGGCACCAGGTGACGCTCTTCGCCGTGGGCACGTCCACCACCGCCGCGGCGCTGCACGCCCTCTTCCCGATCGGCTACCGCGACGGCGCGACGGAGTGGCCGTGGGAACTGTGCGAGCTCCTCAATCTCTCGGCCGCGATGGCCAGGGCCGGCGAGTTCGACGTGGTGCACTGCCAGTCCGAGGCGTACCCGATGTCGCTGGCCTTCGATCGGCTCGTGGCCACGCCCGTGCTGCACACCCTGCACTACGCGCCCGCGCCCGAGGAGCTCGCGCTGTGGGCGCGCTGCCCGGAGGCGCCGTTCGTGGCGCTCTCGGCGTATCAGGCGGCCCGCATGGCGGGCGTCAACGTCGTGGCGGTCGTGCCCCACGGGCTCGATCTGCCGCGCTTCCCGTTTCGCGCCGCGCCCGACGACTACCTGCTCTTCCTGGGCCGCTTCACGGAGGGCAAGGGCGTGGTGCCGGCGATCGAGGCCGCCCGCCGCGCCGGCCTGCGGATCACGCTCGCGGCGGAGGAGAACGCGTACTACCGCGAACGGGTGGCGCCGCTCGTGGACGGGCGGCAGGTGGAGTACGTCGGCGAGGTGGGGCCGGCGGCGAAGGCCGCACTCCTCGGCGGCGCGCGGGCGCTCCTCTATCCGGTGTCGGACCCCGAGCCGTTCGGTCTCGTGCTGGCCGAGGCGATGGGCTGCGGCACGCCGGTGGCCGCGCTGGACGCCGGCGCCGTCGCCGAGCTCGTCGTGGACGGCGTCACCGGCGGCGTCTTCGCGACGCTCGACCAGCTCGTGGACGGGCTGCCGCGCGTACTGGCGCTCGATCGTGCCAGGATCCGGGCCGAGGCCGAGCGCCGCTTCGACCTGTCCCGCATGATCGCCCGCTACGAAGACGTCTACCGCCAGCTGGCTGGCGCGCGCGCCGGCGCGACGGAGCGCCGGCCGTGA
- a CDS encoding ABC transporter ATP-binding protein — MTLTAWTLSFLRPYKARVAGIAGLAVLEVGLSALAPWPLKTVVDNVLGGQPLGWPLAGLAASLLGGRPAALLVAVALAGLVLSLASEVATLFHTQLQVDTGQRILYDLRHRLVERLLALGLRHHVTARTADAVYRLDADAYCINDLAIGGLFPVATAALKLGVMFAILVRLDPTLALLSLSVVPLLFLSLRYYASRMVDRAERVKQLESSLVERMFEMLTSIRVVKSFARERHEIARFTRLGDETMRARLRLTWQESWFAIALGSSTIVGTALILIVGGLHVLDGTLTVGALLVVLAYLAAVYNPLSAIAHTTGTLQQAVAGARRVREILALEPEAADPESGLDAAGVAGEVRYEHVRFAYDDGRTILDDVSFAARPGELVAVVGLTGAGKTTLVSLLPRFFTPSGGRVLVDGLDVTAYSLRSLREQIALVPQEPVLFGGTIADNIRYGRLDATDEEVAAAGRAAHVEPFVTRLPHGYDTPLAEAGATLSGGERQRLGIARALLKDARILILDEPTSALDALSEEAVFSALKALRAGRTTIVIAHRLSTIRDADRILVLHEGRLAAAGTHDELLASNPLYARMCARLSVGRSLDEPETVDELLQAVQ, encoded by the coding sequence GTGACGTTGACGGCCTGGACGCTGTCGTTCCTGCGTCCCTACAAGGCCAGGGTCGCCGGCATCGCCGGGCTGGCCGTGCTCGAAGTCGGCCTGAGCGCGCTCGCGCCGTGGCCCCTCAAGACGGTCGTGGACAACGTGCTCGGCGGCCAGCCGCTGGGGTGGCCGCTGGCGGGCCTCGCCGCGTCGCTGCTCGGCGGCCGCCCGGCGGCGCTTCTCGTGGCGGTGGCGCTGGCCGGCCTCGTCCTGAGCCTGGCGAGCGAGGTCGCCACGCTGTTCCATACCCAGCTCCAGGTGGACACGGGCCAGCGCATCCTCTACGACCTGCGCCACCGTCTCGTGGAGCGACTGCTGGCGCTCGGCCTGCGGCACCACGTGACGGCCCGCACCGCCGACGCGGTCTACCGTCTCGACGCGGACGCCTACTGCATCAACGACCTCGCCATCGGGGGCCTGTTCCCGGTGGCCACCGCGGCGCTGAAGCTCGGCGTGATGTTCGCCATCCTCGTCCGCCTCGATCCGACGCTGGCGCTCCTCTCCCTCAGCGTCGTGCCGCTGCTGTTCCTGTCGCTGCGCTACTACGCCTCGCGGATGGTGGACCGCGCGGAGCGGGTCAAGCAGCTCGAGTCCTCGCTCGTGGAGCGGATGTTCGAGATGCTCACGTCGATCCGCGTGGTCAAGAGCTTCGCGCGCGAACGGCACGAGATCGCGCGCTTCACGCGGCTCGGCGACGAGACCATGCGGGCGCGGCTCCGGCTGACCTGGCAGGAGTCGTGGTTCGCCATCGCCCTCGGCTCGTCCACGATCGTCGGGACGGCGCTCATCCTGATCGTCGGCGGGCTGCACGTGCTCGACGGCACGCTCACCGTGGGCGCGCTCCTCGTCGTGCTGGCGTACCTGGCCGCGGTGTACAACCCGCTCTCGGCCATCGCCCACACGACCGGCACGCTGCAGCAGGCGGTCGCGGGCGCGCGGCGGGTCCGCGAGATCCTGGCGCTGGAGCCCGAGGCCGCGGATCCGGAGTCGGGCCTCGACGCGGCCGGCGTCGCCGGCGAGGTCCGCTACGAGCACGTCCGCTTCGCCTACGACGACGGACGGACGATCCTCGACGACGTGAGCTTCGCCGCACGGCCCGGCGAGCTCGTGGCCGTCGTGGGCCTGACGGGCGCCGGCAAGACCACGCTCGTCAGCCTCCTGCCCCGGTTCTTCACGCCGTCGGGCGGCCGGGTGCTGGTGGACGGCCTGGACGTGACCGCCTACTCGCTGCGATCGCTCCGGGAACAGATCGCGCTCGTGCCGCAGGAGCCCGTGCTCTTCGGCGGCACCATCGCCGACAACATCCGCTACGGGCGTCTCGACGCGACCGACGAGGAGGTGGCCGCCGCCGGACGCGCGGCGCACGTGGAACCCTTCGTGACGCGGCTGCCCCACGGCTACGACACGCCGCTCGCCGAGGCCGGCGCGACGCTGTCGGGCGGAGAACGCCAGCGGCTCGGCATCGCGCGGGCGCTCCTGAAGGACGCCCGCATCCTGATCCTCGACGAGCCCACCTCGGCGCTCGACGCGCTGTCGGAGGAGGCGGTCTTCTCGGCGCTCAAGGCCCTCCGCGCCGGCCGGACGACGATCGTCATCGCCCACCGCCTGTCCACCATCCGCGACGCCGACCGCATCCTCGTGCTGCACGAGGGACGCCTCGCCGCCGCGGGCACGCACGACGAGCTGCTCGCCTCGAACCCCCTCTACGCGCGCATGTGCGCCCGGCTCTCGGTGGGGCGCTCGCTCGACGAGCCCGAGACGGTGGACGAGCTGCTCCAGGCCGTCCAGTAG